The Halobacillus ihumii genomic sequence GATTCGGCAAATGGCCTAACCGATTATCCAGACCTAATAAACTGACAATATCCCGGAACTGTTTCTGATCCACCTTGTGGTCATCCAACAATACCGGAAGAGTAATATTTTCTTCGACTGACAAAATCGGTATCAAGTTATAAAACTGATAAATCAAGCCAATCTGGCGCCGTCTAAAAATCGCCAGCTGTGTTTCATCCAACTCATAGATATCTGTGTTATCAACTAAAACCTTACCGCTTGTCGGTCGATCCACGCCACCTAATAAATGAAGCAAGGTCGATTTCCCCGATCCTGATGGTCCAACGATCACGACAAATTCGCCTTTTTCCACCGAAAAAGACACATCATCAAGCGCCTTAACAGCCGTTTCTCCTTTTCCATACACTTTAGACAGATTTTCTATTTGTAAAATTCCCATTTGTGAAACCCCCATGATTTTGATGTTGCCTTCAGTATATCTGCCTATCATGACTTTAAAGTGACTCTTAAGTGACAATTTAGTCATCTGCGCTTATCAGACCGGTTGAAAACCAACCCCCTTTAGATCACATGGTTATAAAACTTAATTTGAAATTGTGTTCCTTCGCCTTGTTCGCTCCACACCTCAATATCACCGTTCTGACTAGTGACAATACTATAGGCCATCGCTAATCCAATGCCAACACTATCATCTTCTGCATTTTTCCCTTTATAAAATCGCTTGAATATATACGGAAGATCTTCTTTCGGAATTCCTTTCCCAGTATCCTTAATCGTAAGTTCGGTGAAAAGAGTGTTTTCAGAATAGGTAACGTGTATAGTCCCGCCCTCTCCTGTATGCTCAACACAGTTGTTTAAAATGTTGAGAACGGCTTCAGCCGTCCAGTTAAAATCCCCGCGGAAAGTCACTGTATCCTCCCCGGTAATGGTTAATTGCTGTTGTTTAATATCCATAGGAATCCTGACAGGCTCAGCCGCTTTGTTGATTAAGTCTTTAACGAAAACTTTTTCTTTTTTAAAGGTTGCCGTGCCAGCATCTATTTTCGACAGTTTTAATAAGGAAGTAACGAGCCATTCGATCCTTTCTAACTGAACACGGATATTCTGAGTAAATTCTTCTCGCTTTGATTCACTCAAGTTAGGATCACTTAATAAGTCAGCCATAACCATCATAGAAGTGAGCGGTGTTTTCAACTGATGAGAAATATCTGAAATGGCACCCGTTAGTGTTACTTTGTCACGTTGCAGAAGAGCACTGTGTTCCGAAAGCATTAAAGTAACCTTGTACATATCGTTCTTTAAAATACTTAACTCACCCTCATGGTTATCACGAATATCTAACGAATAATCACCGCTGCTGATCCGCCTTAAATAATTGGACAGTTTTTCAATTTCCTTATAACGCAAAGCTGTATAAAACAAGCTGCAACTCATAAGCAAAACAGCCGTTATAATGACGAAAATTGCTGCTTGAACTGATAGCATCACTGCCGCCGCCCCGGCCGCTATTAGACTAATTACACAAAGGGTTATCAGCAGGAGTCGAATCTCTTGATTACGGAGCATTCTAGTCACCGATCTTATACCCCCGTCCACGAACTGTCTTGATGATCGTTGGTTTCTGCGGGTTGTCTTCAAGTTTCTCGCGCAACCGTTTTATATAGACAGTTAAAGTATTGTCGTTCACAAAGTCACCCGCTACATCCCAAATTCGTTCGAATAATTGACTTCTCGTTAACACTTGACCAATATGATTAGCAAAAATGAGCAGCAGCCGATACTCCAGAGCCGTCACCAACACTTCTTCCCCTTCTTTATACACCTTACCTTCTAATGTATTGATTGCGATGTTTTCAATTTCGATCGTATTTCGCGGCTGTGCCTGCACGTGCCTGTTATAACGACGCAGTACCGACTTGATTCTTGATAACAGTTCACGGATACGGAATGGTTTCGAAATATAATCATCCGCCCCCATATCAAGCCCCATGACGACGTTGACCTCATCATCAAATGCCGTTAGAAAAATCACCGGTTTCTCACTTCGCTTTTTAACAGATGCACACAAATCATAGCCGCTCCCATCAGGCAGGGAGAGATCAAATAAGCATAAGTCTATCTGTTCCAAATCCTTATTGAGCACCTTTTCTGCAGCTTCATAATTATGACAAAGGATGGTCTCATAGCCGTCGTTTTGCAAAGAATAGTCTAATCCGGATGCGATGGTTTTATCATCTTCAACCAATAGTATTTTCATCGATAACACCCTATCATTGGTTATTTTCTACTCTAAATTGTGCCTCTATCATATTTTAAACGAAAGGTCAGGTCAAAATAAGCTGATCAACTAAATGAGATGCATTTATTTCATGCATGATAGAAGACCAAAATGGTGTGGTTATGCACAGAAAGTTATCTTAGCTAGAAAAACCAAGGAATCTATTAATTCCAAATCATATTCTATTTCCTAAGAGAATAGAGTAAAACTGGAGGTGGATAACTTGAACAATGATAAACTGCTGGCATTAGAATTGGCGAAAAGCTTTATACAGAACAAGAACGTCCAGCCGATTTCTGGAAAAGGCGAGATTGAATATTTATTTGATAATACGATCTATCCTTTTTCTACTATCGTTGATCATTTTCTTACGAATATTGAGGATATGAATGAGTGGGAATAGCTGAATAAGGGAAGACCCCCTTATTCAGCCTTTAAAAAACTGGCCCCGAAGTACAGGACCAGTTCTAGTATGATTTGATTAATGTATATCTCTCACTTAAACCTATGAACTAAGCGCAAGGTGTTTCCTTTGAATCTCTTCATCAAACAATTCTGCAGCCCCTTTAAAAACAACTTCGCCCTTATTTAATATATAAATATAATCAGCTATCTTCTTAGCCATCGATAGGTTTTGTTCAACGAGAAGCATGGTCAGTCCTTCTTCTTTTAACCGCAGAATGATTTCACTGACTTCCCTGACCATTAACGGGGACAACCCTTCTGACGGTTCATCCAGAAGCAGTAAACTTGGATTGGTCAAAAGGGCCCTGCCGATCGCGAGCATTTGCTGTTCTCCTCCACTCAGGTTCCCCCCCATCGAATGCTGTCGTTCTTTGATGCGCGGAAATAGTTCATAGATTTTCTCCAATGACCAGCCATTATTAGCACGAGTATGTGTGGTGAGTAAGTTTTCTTTTACCGTGAGGTTGGAAAAAATTCTTCTTCCCTGGGGGACGATGCCAACGCCAAACTTGGAAATATTATGGCTTTGTTCTGAAATTAAGTTGTGGCCATTAATTTCGACCACTCCTTCCCTTTTCTCGACCATACCCATAATAGAATGGACAGTCGTCGTTTTCCCCATTCCATTTCTGCCAAGAATCGCACAAACTTTCCCTTTTTCAACCTCTAATGAAAGTCCATGCAGGATATGACTTTCTCCATAGTAAGCATTCAGGCCTTGAACGTGAAGCATTAAACAACCTCCTCGCTTCCAATATAAATTTCATTAACCTGTTGATTGGCACGAACAACCTCTGGTGTATCATCAATCAGTACGTGACCATCGTGCAGGACAATCATCCGCTCAGCCAGACCGAAGATCACTTCTAAGTCATGTTCAATGATCATAACCGTTAACTCTTTGGGTAATTCTGCTAATAATTGCACGATATAGTCTGTTTCTGACTGCGACATCCCAGCAGTTGGTTCATCCAGCAGCAATATAGAAGGATCTGTGGCGATCCCGAGCATAATTTCAATTTGCCTTTGCTCCCCATATGACAGATTCTTCACCTTGCCATGGCGCTGCACATAGAGCCCCCACGTCTCAAGCAGTTCCTCTGCCTCCTCGTAAAGAGACTTGTAGTATTTCTCTTTCCGTATTCGAAACCAGGTATGCTTTAATCCATGCTTCCGCTGCAAAACGAGTAATAGATTATCAAGAATCGAAAGTTCATCAAGTAAATTGTTTTTTTGAAACGTTCTTACAATGCCGCGTCGTGACCGCTTATAGTTTGGTTCCTTTGTAATATTGCTGCCATTAAAATAAATCATTCCCATTGATGGTCTCAAGTCGCCCGTCAATAAATTGAAGAATGTGGTTTTACCGGCTCCATTCGGTCCGATTATGCCGATTCTTTCTCCTTGATTGACGTTGAA encodes the following:
- a CDS encoding ABC transporter ATP-binding protein, with product MKILEVEAINKSFGGLEILKEVSFNVNQGERIGIIGPNGAGKTTFFNLLTGDLRPSMGMIYFNGSNITKEPNYKRSRRGIVRTFQKNNLLDELSILDNLLLVLQRKHGLKHTWFRIRKEKYYKSLYEEAEELLETWGLYVQRHGKVKNLSYGEQRQIEIMLGIATDPSILLLDEPTAGMSQSETDYIVQLLAELPKELTVMIIEHDLEVIFGLAERMIVLHDGHVLIDDTPEVVRANQQVNEIYIGSEEVV
- a CDS encoding sensor histidine kinase produces the protein MLRNQEIRLLLITLCVISLIAAGAAAVMLSVQAAIFVIITAVLLMSCSLFYTALRYKEIEKLSNYLRRISSGDYSLDIRDNHEGELSILKNDMYKVTLMLSEHSALLQRDKVTLTGAISDISHQLKTPLTSMMVMADLLSDPNLSESKREEFTQNIRVQLERIEWLVTSLLKLSKIDAGTATFKKEKVFVKDLINKAAEPVRIPMDIKQQQLTITGEDTVTFRGDFNWTAEAVLNILNNCVEHTGEGGTIHVTYSENTLFTELTIKDTGKGIPKEDLPYIFKRFYKGKNAEDDSVGIGLAMAYSIVTSQNGDIEVWSEQGEGTQFQIKFYNHVI
- a CDS encoding ABC transporter ATP-binding protein → MLHVQGLNAYYGESHILHGLSLEVEKGKVCAILGRNGMGKTTTVHSIMGMVEKREGVVEINGHNLISEQSHNISKFGVGIVPQGRRIFSNLTVKENLLTTHTRANNGWSLEKIYELFPRIKERQHSMGGNLSGGEQQMLAIGRALLTNPSLLLLDEPSEGLSPLMVREVSEIILRLKEEGLTMLLVEQNLSMAKKIADYIYILNKGEVVFKGAAELFDEEIQRKHLALSS
- a CDS encoding ABC transporter ATP-binding protein: MGILQIENLSKVYGKGETAVKALDDVSFSVEKGEFVVIVGPSGSGKSTLLHLLGGVDRPTSGKVLVDNTDIYELDETQLAIFRRRQIGLIYQFYNLIPILSVEENITLPVLLDDHKVDQKQFRDIVSLLGLDNRLGHLPNQLSGGQQQRVSIGRALISNPAMMLADEPTGNLDSKNSSEIMELLKMFNKTYNQTLVVITHDERIALQADRVISIEDGKIAKDEVIRP
- a CDS encoding response regulator transcription factor, with the protein product MKILLVEDDKTIASGLDYSLQNDGYETILCHNYEAAEKVLNKDLEQIDLCLFDLSLPDGSGYDLCASVKKRSEKPVIFLTAFDDEVNVVMGLDMGADDYISKPFRIRELLSRIKSVLRRYNRHVQAQPRNTIEIENIAINTLEGKVYKEGEEVLVTALEYRLLLIFANHIGQVLTRSQLFERIWDVAGDFVNDNTLTVYIKRLREKLEDNPQKPTIIKTVRGRGYKIGD